The following proteins come from a genomic window of Candidatus Zixiibacteriota bacterium:
- a CDS encoding dockerin type I repeat-containing protein, whose amino-acid sequence MRKALLIPLIFLCTVALRAMAQFPPAGTDDYLAMGRITLQTGTCPLETIDLNGTVKVQRGSPFDPGDGRDEIPTEMIQMSLTGSAPCNGPIIVKVQMTPAPPSIGKIKAQNVSPDYPADSFFDVFVEIELVSLTLVSSSPIPISGVINNIPWIGQTHAGFPLTPIDLIDKFNGTHMGQLSAFSWTPTGINTCPPGPAFCDSVTTDRCLLICPASDVVYRVVLKDSCGNPVCDTLNTWLDFSQCNAIPCPGEEPFWPNVFPDSCDPATGAHFFTVDAGQQGCTNCPVGLIVNGFFCRVVEARFFDTNGDLCVLPNDFVGGPCNDYDCDLILTPNDQTIFAAHLDHCCTSPCPPGPPFCDSTKFTRCLNICPRSDVVWVAALKDSCGNPVCDTIGTFLDFSNCPAMPCPNEEPLWPRVRPDSCNPLTGEHYFTVDASLQDCADCFPILFVNFTPCETIQAMFYDINGDFCVTPNDFIGQSCNDYNCDGIVDTQDFLIHSAHLEHCCPGAPCPPGPAYCDSIRTNSCLLVCPLSDIPYRVVLKDSCGNPICDTLGTYLSFANCPAFPCPGEEPNWPIVRPDSCDPATGVHFFTVDASLDVCTICAAVLYVNNQPCRDIPAYFLDINGDRCVTDADLIPGALCNDYNCNGQLDADDVGIHNLHKGHCCPGGPCPPGPPFCDSIFAEPCILICPKSDVVYPVVVKDSCGNPICDTLGIWLDFSQCPAQPCLDHEPAWPRVFPDSCDPTTGTHYFTVDAGLLDCTICQVGLFVNGLLCRVIQARFFDINGDLCVTGNDFIGQICNDYDCDGQITPADRLIFDGHLNHCCCDCKPGDANGNGSYNILDATYIISYLFKNGPPPMPYRICSGDANCNCVVNILDATYLIAHLYKNGPAPCTCEQWVANCGLPLRKQ is encoded by the coding sequence ATGCGAAAAGCGCTTCTCATTCCGCTAATTTTCTTATGTACCGTCGCTCTCCGGGCGATGGCGCAGTTCCCGCCGGCCGGAACTGATGACTATCTGGCGATGGGACGAATTACTCTCCAGACCGGTACCTGTCCGCTGGAAACAATCGATTTGAACGGCACCGTCAAAGTTCAGCGAGGCAGTCCCTTTGACCCCGGCGACGGTCGTGATGAGATTCCGACCGAGATGATTCAGATGAGCCTTACCGGTTCCGCTCCCTGTAACGGTCCCATAATCGTTAAAGTCCAGATGACTCCGGCTCCGCCCAGTATCGGCAAGATAAAGGCTCAAAATGTTTCTCCCGATTATCCGGCCGATTCCTTTTTTGATGTCTTTGTCGAAATAGAACTGGTCAGCCTCACCCTGGTGTCAAGCAGTCCCATTCCAATAAGCGGTGTCATCAACAATATCCCCTGGATTGGGCAGACTCACGCCGGATTTCCCCTTACCCCTATTGACCTTATTGACAAATTTAATGGCACCCATATGGGTCAACTTTCCGCCTTTTCCTGGACGCCGACCGGAATCAACACCTGTCCTCCCGGTCCTGCCTTCTGCGACAGTGTCACGACCGACCGCTGCCTTCTGATTTGCCCGGCATCCGATGTTGTTTACAGAGTAGTTTTGAAGGATAGCTGTGGCAATCCGGTTTGCGACACTCTTAACACCTGGCTTGATTTCAGTCAATGCAACGCTATTCCATGCCCGGGAGAGGAGCCGTTTTGGCCCAATGTCTTTCCCGATTCCTGCGACCCGGCCACCGGCGCCCATTTCTTCACCGTTGATGCCGGTCAGCAGGGCTGCACCAACTGCCCGGTCGGTTTGATAGTAAACGGATTCTTCTGCCGGGTAGTTGAGGCGCGCTTCTTTGACACCAACGGCGACCTTTGCGTTCTGCCGAATGACTTTGTCGGTGGTCCCTGTAATGACTATGACTGCGATTTAATCCTGACTCCCAATGACCAGACAATTTTCGCCGCTCATCTTGACCATTGCTGCACATCGCCCTGTCCTCCCGGACCCCCCTTCTGCGACAGCACCAAGTTTACCCGCTGCCTGAATATCTGTCCGCGCTCTGACGTAGTCTGGGTAGCGGCGCTCAAGGACAGCTGCGGCAATCCGGTCTGCGACACCATCGGCACCTTCCTTGACTTCTCCAACTGCCCCGCTATGCCCTGTCCGAATGAAGAGCCTCTCTGGCCCCGGGTGCGTCCCGATTCCTGCAACCCTCTCACCGGCGAGCATTATTTTACCGTCGATGCCAGTCTTCAGGATTGTGCCGACTGCTTCCCGATTCTCTTTGTCAATTTCACTCCCTGCGAAACGATTCAGGCGATGTTCTATGATATCAATGGGGACTTCTGTGTTACCCCCAATGACTTTATTGGGCAATCTTGTAACGACTATAATTGTGACGGCATTGTGGATACTCAGGACTTCCTTATCCACTCGGCTCATCTCGAACACTGCTGCCCCGGCGCTCCCTGCCCGCCCGGACCGGCCTACTGCGACAGCATCCGGACCAACAGTTGTCTGCTCGTCTGTCCTCTTTCCGATATCCCGTACCGCGTGGTCCTGAAAGATAGTTGCGGTAATCCAATTTGTGATACCCTGGGTACATATCTTTCCTTCGCCAATTGCCCGGCGTTCCCCTGCCCTGGCGAAGAACCGAATTGGCCTATCGTCCGTCCTGATTCCTGCGACCCGGCCACCGGAGTTCATTTCTTTACTGTTGACGCCAGCCTCGATGTCTGCACCATCTGCGCCGCGGTTCTCTATGTGAATAATCAGCCTTGTCGCGATATCCCGGCATACTTCCTCGACATCAACGGCGACCGCTGTGTAACCGACGCCGACCTTATACCGGGCGCGTTATGTAATGATTACAACTGCAATGGTCAACTTGACGCCGATGATGTCGGCATCCATAACCTGCATAAAGGACATTGCTGCCCCGGCGGACCCTGCCCGCCCGGACCGCCTTTCTGCGACAGCATCTTCGCCGAACCATGCATCCTTATCTGTCCTAAGTCCGATGTCGTCTATCCCGTTGTCGTTAAAGATAGTTGCGGCAATCCAATCTGTGACACCCTGGGTATCTGGCTTGATTTCTCGCAATGTCCGGCGCAGCCCTGCCTTGACCATGAACCGGCCTGGCCGCGAGTTTTCCCTGACTCCTGCGACCCGACCACCGGAACGCATTACTTTACGGTCGATGCCGGTCTGCTCGACTGCACCATCTGCCAGGTCGGGTTATTTGTCAACGGTCTTCTCTGCCGGGTGATTCAAGCCCGCTTCTTTGATATCAACGGCGACCTCTGTGTGACCGGTAACGACTTTATCGGGCAGATCTGTAACGACTATGATTGTGACGGGCAAATCACACCGGCCGACCGTCTCATTTTCGACGGTCATCTCAATCATTGCTGCTGCGACTGCAAACCGGGCGACGCCAACGGCAACGGCAGCTATAACATTCTTGATGCCACCTATATCATTTCTTATCTGTTCAAGAATGGTCCGCCGCCGATGCCGTATCGTATCTGTTCCGGCGACGCCAACTGCAACTGTGTCGTCAATATTCTTGACGCCACCTATCTGATAGCGCACCTCTACAAGAACGGTCCGGCTCCCTGTACCTGCGAGCAGTGGGTCGCCAACTGCGGCTTGCCATTGAGAAAACAGTAA
- a CDS encoding TldD/PmbA family protein, whose protein sequence is MKDSLKSVLDWLKGKGVDYADARYVRTESESCMVSDGIVETLSRDVNVGVGIRVIDRGAWGFAAVSSLKETDIKKAANKALQTARASATTVKEKVRLAETETYRDHYKSPCEIDPFNVPTDEKIGLLLEISDRLKSDSKIKTAEASCDFYKTNKIFCSTEGSEIEQDIIESGAGYMCVAYDGNEVQKRSYPNSHRGDFATRGYEFIQGMKLLDNVDRTREEALALLTAENCPDTVTDIIICGSQMALQVHESCGHPTELDRVLGTEISLAGGSFMQLDGLNSLKYGSDIVNIFADATIPGALGSFGYDDEGVKAQRSPIIQEGIHVGYLTSRETAPVIGRKSNGTMRADGWNRLPLIRMTNINLEPGEWELEDLIADTRDGIFFDMNKSWSIDDKRLNFQFGVECAWEIKNGKLGRMLKNPLYTGMTPEFWNSCDAICNRKHWKIWGVPNCGKGEPMQIARVAHGAAPSRFRKVKVGVSK, encoded by the coding sequence ATGAAAGATAGTCTCAAAAGTGTCCTCGACTGGCTCAAAGGCAAAGGAGTCGATTATGCCGACGCCCGCTATGTTCGCACCGAATCGGAATCGTGCATGGTGAGTGACGGCATAGTCGAGACTCTCTCCCGTGACGTCAATGTCGGGGTCGGTATTCGTGTTATCGACCGTGGCGCCTGGGGTTTTGCCGCTGTTTCATCGCTCAAGGAAACCGATATCAAGAAGGCGGCGAATAAGGCTCTTCAGACGGCGCGGGCGTCTGCCACAACCGTCAAAGAAAAGGTGCGCCTGGCCGAGACCGAAACCTATCGCGACCATTACAAATCCCCCTGCGAAATCGACCCTTTCAATGTCCCTACCGATGAGAAAATCGGCTTACTCCTGGAGATATCGGACCGTCTCAAAAGCGACAGCAAAATCAAAACGGCCGAAGCCTCCTGCGATTTCTACAAGACCAACAAAATATTCTGCTCCACCGAGGGGTCGGAAATCGAACAGGATATAATTGAATCGGGAGCCGGATATATGTGTGTTGCGTACGACGGCAATGAAGTCCAGAAACGGTCCTACCCCAATTCCCATCGCGGCGATTTTGCCACCCGCGGGTATGAGTTCATTCAGGGAATGAAACTTCTCGACAATGTCGACCGCACCCGGGAAGAGGCGTTGGCTCTTCTTACGGCCGAAAACTGCCCCGATACGGTCACCGATATCATTATCTGCGGTTCGCAAATGGCGCTTCAGGTACACGAATCCTGCGGTCATCCGACCGAGCTCGACCGTGTGCTGGGCACGGAAATCTCCCTTGCCGGTGGCTCCTTTATGCAGCTTGACGGACTCAATAGTCTGAAATATGGCTCGGATATAGTCAATATCTTTGCCGATGCCACTATTCCGGGAGCGCTTGGCTCTTTTGGCTATGATGACGAAGGGGTCAAAGCGCAACGCTCCCCGATAATTCAGGAGGGAATCCATGTCGGGTATCTTACCAGTCGTGAGACGGCGCCGGTTATAGGACGAAAGTCCAACGGCACCATGCGCGCCGACGGCTGGAATCGCCTGCCGCTGATTCGGATGACCAATATCAACCTTGAGCCGGGGGAGTGGGAGCTTGAGGATCTGATTGCCGACACCAGGGATGGCATCTTCTTCGATATGAATAAGTCCTGGTCGATAGATGACAAACGTCTCAATTTCCAGTTCGGCGTGGAATGCGCCTGGGAGATAAAGAACGGAAAGCTGGGGCGGATGCTTAAGAATCCTCTTTATACCGGTATGACTCCGGAATTCTGGAACTCCTGTGATGCCATCTGCAACCGGAAGCACTGGAAAATCTGGGGAGTGCCTAATTGCGGCAAAGGTGAGCCGATGCAGATTGCGCGGGTGGCGCATGGCGCCGCTCCGAGCCGTTTCCGCAAAGTGAAAGTCGGGGTGAGCAAATGA
- the bfr gene encoding bacterioferritin, whose amino-acid sequence MKGNDKIIATLNSLLADELTAINQYMVHSEMCANWGYERLHEKIEKRAIDEMKHAEKHIGRILFLEGTPVVSKLKEMHIGSDAEAQLKNDCSEEMNAIKAYNAAIKEAADAHDNGTREMLESILKDEEEHLDWLEAQLDQIKQMGLQNYLLGQK is encoded by the coding sequence ATGAAAGGCAACGACAAGATAATCGCCACTCTCAACAGCCTCCTGGCGGATGAACTGACCGCCATCAATCAATATATGGTCCATTCTGAGATGTGCGCCAACTGGGGGTACGAGCGGCTGCATGAGAAAATTGAAAAGCGGGCGATAGATGAAATGAAACATGCTGAGAAGCATATCGGACGGATTCTCTTCCTGGAAGGAACGCCGGTTGTCAGTAAGTTAAAAGAGATGCATATCGGCAGCGATGCCGAAGCTCAGCTGAAGAACGATTGCTCCGAAGAAATGAACGCCATTAAGGCGTATAATGCCGCCATTAAAGAGGCCGCCGACGCCCACGACAACGGCACGCGGGAAATGCTCGAGTCTATCTTAAAAGACGAAGAAGAGCATCTCGACTGGCTCGAAGCCCAGCTAGACCAGATTAAACAGATGGGACTACAGAATTACCTACTGGGGCAAAAATAG
- a CDS encoding DUF2089 domain-containing protein: MNKDWSHLVGLTGGKRLVVKRVAIEGEEIAIEGDFELPPLARLDLDDQVFVAVFVKCHGSIKQMEKHFGVSYPTIKSRLNRIGSQLDFVQVESAAVPGDALDRLAQREITVDEAIKLLKKESDHE; encoded by the coding sequence ATGAATAAGGACTGGAGTCATCTGGTTGGATTGACCGGCGGAAAGCGGCTGGTGGTGAAGCGGGTCGCGATTGAAGGAGAAGAAATTGCCATTGAGGGGGATTTTGAGCTTCCCCCGCTTGCCCGTCTTGACCTTGATGACCAGGTATTTGTGGCGGTCTTCGTTAAATGCCACGGTTCGATAAAGCAGATGGAAAAACATTTCGGGGTAAGTTATCCGACTATAAAGAGCCGCCTGAACCGTATCGGCAGCCAGCTTGATTTTGTTCAGGTGGAATCAGCAGCCGTTCCAGGCGACGCACTGGACAGACTGGCACAGAGGGAGATAACCGTTGACGAGGCGATAAAACTCTTAAAAAAGGAGAGCGACCATGAGTAA